A window of the Thermodesulfovibrionales bacterium genome harbors these coding sequences:
- a CDS encoding DUF3365 domain-containing protein encodes MFGNLKLRKSFTLIMVIVYIVSLPLIILISYQVLLKNAEKESIERAQMMLRAMDAIKQYVGGTMRPVLEEFTDKEPVELTSGFYVIREISDIITESDRQYSFKFACLNPLNPVNKANQFETDKINDFRTGKLREQWRGFIDTQHGSSYVIMTPIVVEAYCLRCHGDPEMATEDQRRRYGTTSGYNWKDGEIIGANTVYVPADVPIQNAMRALMIFSIVYSLLFLIIILVIDRLIKSSIIKPIEELVETADEISRGNFERDFVVKGENEIKTLANAFTRMKLSLMKAMDILRKK; translated from the coding sequence ATGTTCGGGAATCTCAAATTAAGGAAAAGCTTCACACTGATAATGGTTATTGTTTACATCGTTTCACTTCCTTTAATCATCCTGATAAGTTACCAGGTCCTTTTAAAAAATGCAGAGAAGGAAAGTATTGAGAGAGCACAGATGATGCTCAGAGCCATGGATGCTATAAAGCAATATGTTGGTGGCACCATGAGACCGGTGCTTGAAGAGTTTACAGATAAAGAACCTGTTGAGCTTACCTCAGGTTTTTATGTAATAAGAGAGATATCAGATATAATTACAGAATCTGATAGGCAGTACTCTTTTAAATTCGCATGTCTTAATCCTCTCAATCCGGTCAATAAGGCAAATCAGTTTGAGACAGATAAGATTAATGATTTCAGGACTGGAAAGCTCAGAGAGCAGTGGCGTGGCTTTATCGATACACAGCACGGCAGTTCTTATGTAATAATGACCCCTATTGTGGTTGAGGCTTACTGTCTCAGGTGTCATGGAGACCCTGAGATGGCAACAGAGGACCAGCGAAGAAGATATGGCACCACCTCGGGATATAACTGGAAGGATGGAGAGATTATAGGCGCCAATACTGTATATGTGCCAGCAGATGTACCTATTCAGAATGCCATGAGGGCACTTATGATATTTTCTATTGTGTACAGTCTTCTATTCCTCATTATAATCTTAGTTATCGACAGGCTGATCAAGAGCAGTATCATAAAACCCATCGAGGAACTCGTTGAAACTGCCGATGAGATAAGTAGAGGTAATTTTGAGAGAGATTTTGTTGTGAAAGGAGAAAATGAGATAAAGACTCTTGCAAATGCCTTTACGAGGATGAAGTTGAGCCTCATGAAGGCAATGGATATTTTGAGGAAGAAATAA
- a CDS encoding DEAD/DEAH box helicase, which produces MKFKDFSLSEETIKALYEMGFEEPTPVQTLAIPLILKGRDIIGQAQTGTGKTAAFGIPIVERCKKGKNPFALILEPTRELALQVSQEIHNIGKYRKLRILPVYGGASLERQVRALKNGVNILVATPGRLIDHINRNTLSLSDIKIVVLDEADEMLNMGFIEDIETILKNITSEHQTLLFSATMPLPIINIAKRYMKNPEKVRINTEEIIVPEIRQIFYEVKEEDKLNALSRLLDVENPRLAMVFCHTKKEVDEISMKLNEMGYSAGALHGDHTQSKREAIIGKFKKGMLDILVATDVAARGLDIKDVTHVINYSIPQNPERYIHRIGRTGRAGQAGIAITFVTSREYRHLKLIEKSAKTVIDRKKLPTREEVIKARQKKIHKEIEEIIKYNKHLDYVSAVNQLSKLHSLEKIAAAALYFAYGETKPAQEKDEISGSNGMTRLFMTIGKKDRIKVADIVKSIASEAKIAPASIGNIDVLEKFSFVEVPEELAERVIHSVDDMVLKGRRIRIERAKLR; this is translated from the coding sequence ATGAAGTTTAAAGATTTTTCTTTAAGTGAGGAGACTATCAAGGCTCTTTATGAGATGGGCTTTGAGGAGCCCACCCCTGTTCAGACCCTTGCTATTCCCCTGATACTCAAAGGCAGAGACATCATAGGTCAGGCACAGACAGGCACTGGTAAGACCGCTGCCTTTGGCATACCGATTGTAGAGAGATGCAAAAAGGGTAAAAATCCGTTTGCATTAATACTTGAACCAACAAGGGAACTGGCCCTTCAGGTATCTCAGGAGATTCATAATATAGGCAAATACAGAAAATTGAGGATCCTACCAGTTTACGGTGGTGCATCCCTGGAAAGACAGGTAAGGGCTTTAAAAAATGGAGTTAATATCCTTGTTGCAACTCCGGGAAGATTAATAGATCACATAAATAGAAATACCCTGTCTCTTTCTGATATCAAGATAGTGGTACTTGACGAGGCTGATGAGATGCTTAACATGGGATTCATAGAAGATATTGAGACCATATTAAAAAATATAACATCAGAACACCAGACACTGCTGTTTTCAGCCACCATGCCCTTACCAATAATAAATATTGCTAAAAGATATATGAAAAACCCTGAAAAGGTGAGGATAAATACCGAGGAGATCATTGTTCCTGAGATAAGGCAGATTTTTTATGAAGTAAAAGAAGAGGATAAATTAAATGCCCTTTCCAGGCTCCTTGATGTGGAAAATCCGAGGCTTGCCATGGTATTCTGTCATACAAAAAAAGAGGTTGATGAGATCTCAATGAAACTCAATGAGATGGGATACAGTGCTGGTGCACTCCATGGTGACCATACACAGAGCAAGAGAGAAGCAATAATTGGAAAGTTTAAAAAAGGTATGCTTGATATACTCGTTGCAACTGATGTTGCTGCAAGGGGACTGGATATAAAGGATGTAACCCATGTTATTAACTACAGCATACCCCAGAATCCTGAAAGATATATACACAGGATTGGAAGGACAGGAAGAGCTGGACAGGCAGGTATAGCGATCACCTTTGTAACATCCAGGGAATACAGACATCTAAAACTTATAGAGAAATCTGCAAAAACAGTGATTGATAGAAAAAAATTACCAACCAGAGAAGAGGTTATTAAGGCAAGACAGAAAAAGATACATAAGGAGATAGAAGAGATAATAAAGTACAACAAACACTTGGATTATGTATCCGCTGTCAATCAGTTGTCAAAATTACACAGCTTAGAGAAAATTGCTGCTGCAGCATTATATTTTGCCTATGGAGAGACAAAGCCGGCTCAGGAAAAAGATGAAATCTCGGGTTCAAATGGAATGACCCGTCTTTTCATGACAATAGGAAAAAAGGACAGGATAAAAGTAGCAGATATTGTAAAATCAATAGCTTCTGAAGCCAAGATCGCTCCTGCCAGTATAGGAAATATAGATGTACTGGAGAAATTTAGCTTTGTAGAGGTTCCTGAAGAACTTGCAGAAAGGGTAATCCATTCTGTTGATGACATGGTGTTGAAGGGCAGGCGGATCAGGATAGAAAGGGCAAAGCTCAGATAA
- the tatA gene encoding twin-arginine translocase TatA/TatE family subunit: MFGLGLPELMVVLVITILIFGPSKLPELGKGIGRAIKGFREGLSSEPDTEIKEKVDIKKTQD, from the coding sequence ATGTTCGGTCTTGGATTACCTGAGTTGATGGTCGTACTTGTTATCACTATTCTGATCTTTGGTCCGAGCAAGCTGCCCGAGCTTGGAAAAGGTATAGGTCGGGCGATAAAGGGATTCAGGGAAGGTCTCAGCAGTGAGCCAGACACTGAGATTAAAGAAAAAGTGGATATCAAAAAAACTCAAGATTAA
- a CDS encoding ArsB/NhaD family transporter, translating to MTQEATSQPFVMDTAFWTATTIFLLTYAIIISEKIHKTVIAVFGAALMLVFKILNQHEAFHAEEFGIDWNVIFLLISMMVIINLMRPTGLFEYIAIKSAKWGKGEPFRIMAIFAVVTAVLSAFLDNVTTVLLITPVTLLIADALEVDPIPYLISCAFASNIGGTATLIGDPPNIMIASKAQLTFMDFIYHLTPVIAVIMVFYIFAIKLIWGKKLRTRDELKKRIMEMDEKQAIKDPVMLKKSLFVLAVVLSGFVFHGMLHFQPATVALFGAGLLLLLSKTHEPYHILAEVEWPTIFFFIGLFIIIGGVVKVGLIKWMSIQVINLTHGNLFATSMVIMWFSAFASAIVDNIPYVATMNPLVIDMAKQLWPNLSGVQLLQNPALMPVWWSLALGACLGGNGTAIGASANVIVVGMSEKTGRKITFMKFMAYGMPIMIMTVVVSTVYIWLRYYILNM from the coding sequence ATGACACAGGAAGCAACATCACAGCCATTTGTAATGGATACGGCCTTCTGGACTGCAACAACGATTTTTTTATTGACCTATGCGATAATCATATCAGAAAAGATACATAAGACCGTAATTGCGGTTTTTGGTGCTGCTTTAATGCTTGTATTTAAAATACTTAATCAGCATGAGGCATTTCATGCAGAGGAATTCGGTATTGACTGGAATGTTATATTCCTTCTTATCTCAATGATGGTTATAATCAATCTTATGCGTCCAACAGGGTTATTTGAGTATATCGCTATTAAGAGCGCAAAATGGGGTAAGGGAGAGCCTTTCAGGATAATGGCAATTTTTGCCGTTGTTACAGCAGTCCTAAGTGCATTTCTAGATAATGTCACAACAGTTCTATTAATTACACCGGTCACATTGCTTATAGCAGATGCACTCGAGGTTGACCCCATACCTTATCTTATTTCATGCGCCTTTGCATCAAATATCGGAGGTACTGCAACACTTATAGGTGATCCACCAAATATAATGATAGCATCAAAGGCTCAACTGACCTTCATGGATTTTATCTATCACCTTACTCCTGTTATAGCTGTAATAATGGTCTTTTATATCTTTGCTATTAAACTAATCTGGGGAAAGAAGCTAAGGACAAGGGATGAACTTAAAAAGAGGATAATGGAGATGGATGAAAAGCAGGCGATAAAGGATCCGGTAATGCTAAAAAAATCTTTATTCGTCCTGGCTGTAGTGCTTTCTGGCTTTGTCTTTCATGGTATGCTTCATTTCCAGCCCGCGACAGTGGCACTTTTTGGTGCCGGACTTTTACTGCTACTTTCAAAAACCCATGAACCTTATCACATACTTGCAGAGGTAGAATGGCCCACAATCTTTTTCTTTATTGGACTGTTCATTATTATTGGCGGCGTTGTAAAAGTAGGCTTGATTAAGTGGATGTCGATTCAGGTAATTAACTTAACGCATGGTAATCTTTTTGCAACCTCAATGGTAATAATGTGGTTTTCTGCATTTGCTTCAGCAATAGTTGACAACATACCCTATGTCGCGACAATGAATCCATTGGTTATTGATATGGCTAAACAGCTCTGGCCAAATCTATCAGGAGTTCAGCTTTTACAGAATCCTGCTCTTATGCCTGTATGGTGGTCTCTGGCACTTGGTGCGTGTCTTGGAGGAAATGGGACAGCAATTGGCGCATCTGCAAATGTTATCGTTGTTGGGATGTCTGAGAAGACAGGTAGGAAGATAACATTCATGAAATTCATGGCATATGGAATGCCGATAATGATAATGACAGTGGTGGTTTCTACAGTGTATATATGGTTGAGATATTATATACTGAATATGTGA
- a CDS encoding CBS domain-containing protein, translating to MKAKDLMIPIQDYLRPENTLKETVNLLRTARRDEERVGVKGLPVLDEKGRLIGMLSMRDILKAVFPFYLTMMDLGDFTWDGMIESIAKRLSDRLVRDIMSKIVITVDEEAPLMECVDHMIKHNIKRLPVVDRSGKVVGMLYERDVFFAITKAMLEENSGGRK from the coding sequence ATGAAGGCTAAGGATTTGATGATCCCAATTCAGGATTATTTGAGACCGGAAAATACCTTAAAAGAGACAGTAAATCTCTTAAGAACTGCAAGAAGAGATGAAGAAAGAGTAGGGGTTAAGGGATTACCGGTTCTTGATGAAAAAGGAAGGCTTATAGGTATGCTCTCAATGAGGGATATTTTAAAAGCAGTCTTCCCTTTTTATCTTACCATGATGGATTTAGGTGATTTCACATGGGACGGAATGATAGAAAGCATAGCTAAAAGATTATCGGACAGACTGGTCAGGGATATTATGAGCAAGATTGTAATAACCGTAGATGAAGAAGCACCCTTAATGGAATGCGTTGATCACATGATTAAGCACAATATCAAGAGACTGCCAGTAGTGGACAGATCTGGTAAAGTTGTGGGGATGCTTTATGAAAGGGATGTATTCTTTGCAATAACAAAGGCAATGCTCGAAGAAAACTCTGGAGGTAGGAAATGA
- a CDS encoding CBS domain-containing protein → MSESKRAKRVKDIMVSISLYPHVPYWLAIGKAVRIIKLSLFETKKNLDPSVLLIFDEKYNLLGTVTLKNLLKVIEASRTSKNLMEQPVSEIMVPAEYYVVPDDSITKAAELMVHNELDLLPVLEDRKKFIGVVRPVELFDALSNEVLTEGSG, encoded by the coding sequence ATGTCAGAAAGTAAAAGAGCTAAGAGAGTAAAAGATATTATGGTCAGTATTTCATTATATCCCCATGTGCCTTACTGGCTTGCCATTGGCAAGGCAGTAAGAATAATTAAACTTTCACTCTTCGAGACGAAAAAGAATTTAGATCCCTCTGTACTGCTTATCTTTGATGAGAAATATAATCTTTTGGGTACCGTAACTTTAAAGAACCTTTTAAAGGTAATAGAAGCCTCAAGGACTTCTAAGAATTTGATGGAACAACCTGTTAGCGAGATTATGGTACCTGCAGAATACTATGTTGTACCCGATGATTCCATCACAAAAGCAGCAGAATTAATGGTCCATAATGAACTGGACCTACTACCGGTGCTTGAAGACAGAAAAAAATTTATAGGAGTGGTGAGGCCTGTAGAATTATTTGACGCACTTTCTAATGAAGTATTAACCGAAGGTTCTGGATAA